In Neomonachus schauinslandi chromosome 12, ASM220157v2, whole genome shotgun sequence, the sequence caaaaaggTGTCACTGGATTTGGAGAATAAGTAATGTTATCCTGAGGATCACCTACCAGGCACTACGACACTATTTAACACATGTTGCTGTCTTGTTTCAACTTTACCCAAACCCTAGTAGGATACTGGGGCTCAGAGATTATAAATACTTCATCCATGATTCCATAGTTACTAAAAAGCTTTGAATCCACATGTGCAGATGACtcccaaactctttttttaattaactatgCTGCCTTATCAACCAGTTTAGGGTTTGGTTATTTGATTCGTTAAATTTAATATCAAAGGTAGCATTATTATAAGCAAAGCATAAGGGCATGTCAATTTCTATGTCAGGTAAGTATCAGCTAACACAATAAAAACAACCAAGACAACCAACTTGGATTCTACTTACCTCAACCCAAGTTGCTTGTCTTggttatttttattgagtttaaCTGATACCAGAGTTGATTTTCATTATGTAATATTACTTGGTCATATAGGGTGCCTTGAATAAGCTTAAGAACAGTCCCACAATCTCAGAAGTTTGGGCTCTCATATAGTCTAATATAGTTCCGTATAGCATGCTTCAACTAAGACCAGCTGCTTTCTAccttttccaatttcttttcctgtttaatGGATCCATGTCTGGAAATGTCGACATGGGCGACATTCTCTATTTCCTGGGTACCTACAAAGTCCTAGTCAGAATCAAACCGTATTAATGCTCCAGTGATCCTGGAAGTGTTTCCTCCCAATAGTCAAGTCTATCGACTATCAAAGCTAGCTCTTTCCTCCAAATACCACAGCCAGCAGCCATAGCTTCGCGGGCTGTCAGTCATTTTCAAGAGGCACGTATATCAGGTTGAGCATAAGTTGAATAAGTTAAGGTTTCTAGAGTCCATATCTTCAAATTCTCTGGACCTTGAAGAATAGATAGTTTGGAGATGGagggaaagaacattttaagatCAAAGCTCAGCAAGAGCAAATGCAAAGAGAATAGGCTGGATTGTTGCATAGGAAAGGCAGTAGTCGTGCTTAGCAGGAGTAAGTATTGCGTGACAGAGAGGTAGCGGTTGAGTCTGGAAAGGATGTTTGGGGTCAACCGGGGTAGAGCTATGGAAATTGAACATATGCTACAGGTAATGGAGAACAGATCATCCAAGAAGAGGGGAACAATCAGTCTTCATTACCTTTTCATGGAAAAATAATTCCAGTGCCAATTAAGAGCagagaatttgaaaaattttgaaatcatgGTAGCAGCCATTCATTTGAAACTGTTTTGTCACAACCGTAAAAAACTGATTACAAAGTGAGTGACAAGGAGTATTTAATGGATAACCCCACCTATGAAACACACCATATCCAGGCAACAGACAGTAGTCAAAGCAACAAAAATTTCATTATAACTAACTCAGAATTGTCTATCTCtgagtaatttttaataaaatgtaccCGGAATACATGGTGGGGTATAAAACAGACCACTATTACTAGGAGGAAGAAGAAGCTCTTGATTTGAGCTCTATAGTCTTGATGTGCCCACATGTCAGGCCAGAGAGCTTTTATTAGTTGAACGATGATGCTCATCTGTATCAGAAAGAGTATCACAACCGTTGAGATCATAATGACAATCATAGAGTAGTTCAAGATAATGAGTTCCCTGCGGTTGAGATCTTTGTAGAACTCAAAGCATCGTTGTTGTTCTGAGTAACTTGGATGTACGCCatattgtaaaaataatattGGCCAAAACACGAGGCTACCAATGGTCCAAATAACAATGCTTAAAACTACCACGTGGTACTTTTGCAACTGTTGCATTTggagtttcttaaaataaaggaGCAATCGGAGTATGACAATGGCCACATAGAAAACAATGGTGAAGTACATATGACCATATATTATGCTGCTGACCAGTCGGCAGAGAAAGGATCCGAACTCCCAAACCTCAAAGATATAATAGCTGAGGCGGAATGGGAGGCTGACCAGGAGGATTGAGTGTAGCACTATGATATTGAGAACGATCATGGCAATCATTGATTGGCTTTTGCTTTTGCACATCAAACGTGCCATCAGTACTGTCCCAGTGGTGCCTCCAAGCAAAACCATGCTGTAGAGTGTTATCAGAATCATCCTGCAGTGTCCCTTGCAGTGGCCTTGTTCTGTGTTTGAGGCATCTGGCAGGGTGGTCATATTGATGGGCTCCATGTTTCACCACAAAATGCTCAGAAGACCATAAACTCCTAAATCAAAagttttacaaaattataatggaatattgAAACTATACAACTACACTTTTGCAATCCCAACCAATTGTTTACAAACTCAAGCTATTTACCCAATAAATATTGTCAGGGACTCCCCTTAATTACCCAAACATATTGAAGAGACAGAGTGAAGCGAAATCACAAAAGTAAGTTTGTTTGAATATAAAATCCATAACCGTACACCCAGGCATTCTATTAACAGATATGTCTAAGCTCACATACCAGGGCTGGGATTAGCATGGGACATGTTAGCCTGTGGCATAAAATTTAAGGAAGGGCCAAAAACTCGGTAATCAAAATCAATGGTAttttaatgcagttttttttaaatatcaaaattaatgcaaaaaattcatgatgaataaaataacaaaattgtatATAAAGGCAGAGTCAGTATACACACACTACACACTCATATCAGATCTACAAAGGTCATTCCTCCTATTGTCAGAATCCAATTTGGGATAACAGAGAGAAGATCATATAAATTGTGTGCAATTATTGTAAGAAGAAGcatcagacattttaaaatattttctactggggcgcctggctgggtcagtccatagagcatgtgactcttgtccTTGGGGTTTAAGACCCATGTTGGCCATAGAGcctcctttaaataaataaataaatgtatataatctTTTGTAGGACTAGCTTTTGAGCAGGGAGCAGCACACACTCTACATACTTCCTGCACTCTTTTCTTCTTGCTAACCCTGGATCTTTTTTTAGACTAGTGTGTTACATTTTGGTGAAAAGTTGGAGTTGATGAGTAAGTTCTGTTTAgttggggtcttttttttaagattttatttatttatttgagagagagagagagtggggagagggagaagcagactccccgcggagcagagagcccgatgtggggctcaatcccaggaccccaggatcgtgacctgagccaaaggcagacgcccaacgactgagccacccaggtgtccctgtttagGTTTTATGTAAGTTTTTCAGGTATGGATGTGTAAGGAGCAGTGACTCGTAGCAATCTGCCATCCTACAAATGCGCACCAGATCTGTCACTGAGGCGCTGTGGGAGTGTGTGTGAGTCACCTGGCTCGACGGAGCTCGGGCTATGAAATGGGAAAGGTCGTACTGCCTATGTGAAGGGGTTATTGGAAAATTGCATGAGCTAGTGTACTTGAGAGAGCTTggtaacaacagcaaaaaaagccATGTAAAAGTTATGATTCTTAAcatgaaacaacagaaacaaaaaggcaTCTACCCCTTTCTCCTTACTCTATATACCTAGGCGGATATACAGTTAGTCACATAAAATTCGTATGGCATCAGTAAGCATTTAATGGATAtctgacaataaaaaataaaaactttttcaaaCCTTTGATTGGACAGTATGGGTCTCAGGCATCAACAGGTCAGACTTCTCTTTCCGGAAGGATCTGTGTCAACTTTCCTCATGTATCTCCCACCCACCTGGCCAGAAGCAAAGTTTGAGCATTTGTATCTGAAGGAGAAGTTATTCCACAGTGAATGTCTAAAATATCTTAGAATTTTTCTTCTGCTACTCCAGCATGTCCTCAGAGGGAAtaactaatttttttgtttgtgaaaCATTATATTGGACCTGGATTATTTAAATGCTGtcaaataaaagtttattataactcaaaaatgtaattataactTGCTTAACAACCTAAATTTTATGTGCTGGAATATGCATTTTCACaaagtacatatttaaaatacataatgctgggatgcctggtggctcagtcagttgggcgtctacctttggctcaggtcatgatcctggggtcctgggattgagccccacatcgggctccctgctcagtggggagcctgcttctccctctccctctgccccctcatgctctctctcgctcactctctctctcaaataaataaatagaatcttttaaaaaatttttttaaataaaataaaatatataatgcttATGTGATTTTTGTGTGAAACAGAATAGTTTTATATAACTTATGAACAAATATGATACcagtttagttttaaaatttgggcAGTCCTCAAGTCTAAGAAGACAAGATtcaagtttgaaattattttaaagcaatgaaaatcTAAATTACTTGTCAGTTGCACAGTTTCAGTGGACACACCTCCCCAGGCAGTATGACATTTGGAAACAGGGTaccctgccacttactagcagCCTAATCATGGGACAGATGCTTAACTCTAAAGTTGTCTCTTCAGCTGTAAATATGGGAATGAGAAGATCTATTTTGTAAGAAGGAAGTTAGATTGTGTCTGTAAAGAACCTAACGGATTCCCTGACATAGACTAGGGCATCAAAGTGCCAATGCCACTTCTCCCTCCATAATGTACACAGGATATTTCATAAACACAAGATCCCATTCTTCTGTAGTTACTTCTCAGAATTGTCCTGAAAATACTTAAATGCATGGGGACTATGTTCCACTGTTTTTCACCCCCTCCGGACTTAAGGACACGACCCCCATGTCCCCACCAAACATTATCCTTCAATAGCCTGTAATTTCTAGgtatttctttgcttgttttctaAGCAGAAACAAATGACTACCCAAACTACTTATGTGTTCTTTTCCTCTGAGGATTTGGTTCTGTTGGAAGACTCAGGGCACGCTGCTTATTTGTGGGTGCTCTACATCAGGGCAAGCAATAAGAACAGGTGGCTAGAATCAAGACTCAAGTAACGACAAGATTCAAGAGAAATCTTGGGGTGGGTTATAAATGATGAACGCACTTTAGACCGAAGGCTTCCAAAGTTGAACAGTCAAGATGGAAGACCCAGATAAACCTCCTGGACCACAAACGGATATTTGTCTCTACAGCTCGTGGTTAAACAGATAAAAGAGCGTTCTTATACATAAAGGCTTTCATTTTTACTGTCAGttatttatttgcagaaattTTTCTTATTAACCTGAAAACatccagagttttcttttttttaaaatctgcctcTTATCAGACTTGTATGTTTTCGCCCACGTGTTTTACATTCAGAATGTAAGAATGACCTAGAGGAGTACTTTCTCGGAGACGTTCATATTCTCGACAGTGTGCTCAAAATACAGCTCTGTATTTCAATTTTCAAAGACTCCCCTCAGTAATCGTATTTGGAGATATGGTTCTTTTGAAGCCCAAACATCTGGTACTATAACTTCCACAAGAGggctcattttcatttttctcaaaggtCATTCCTTTTCTTACATCAACCTCACTTTCTGCCTTCATAGTCATCTTCAGCTGTGCTAAGACCTCAAAGCATATTTTTAAGGAAGCATTGGGTTTAGGACCGAGACCAACATGCCTTCCAGTGGCAGGCAAATGCAGCCCAAATCCTATTACTGCTCAGCTACAGGAATTCAAAAGGATAAAAACTCGATCACCTGTATAGCAAATTCTTGTCGGCCTACATTTAGGTAACTGATAAAATTCTCCCTGATGCTGGAAACGTGAGTAGTGTCCCCCCCTGTGCTATCTGCTACACGATCATCCAACAGTCCTTGTGGCCACAGAGAGATAAGACAACAGAATCTAAAGGTAATGGAACCACGAGCTTGATTATgtcaaaaaaaccacaaaaaaacaaaaaaccctctcaGTAGAAGATGAGATTTCTAACTCTTATTGTCAAAAGCAAATTTAGACCAACTCAACTCATCTGGAAAAATTTCACGTGGAACCAACATTTCAACCAGTTTTAAATGTATCtccttaaataaaattaattcaaaaacacaaattttagtTTGTAGGCCTGGATTGATCTGGCAGCCTCGTTTTTCAGATAAAACATGTTCCTAGGATCCACAGGATAAAGCATGTTTCCATAGAAACCATGCTATATTTAGGGGTTGCTTGTCTGCCAAAGGACTAACTGGGAAATGAGGGAGGTGTGACCAAGAGTtgcacacagaaataaattcaggtATAATTTGGGACTACGGCCAGCACACAAATTTATTGTTCACACTGACGACGTAAGGATTTCAAGGTACTAAAATGTGTGTATATTGTATTTACAGCACCGTGCAGTCCATATTTTTTCCCACTATACCTAGAATTCAGCTCTTTTTTCCTTGGATGGTGcccagatttaaaaacaaaacaaaacaaaacaaaaccttaataGGAGAGCTTAGAAATCACCAAGTCCGGAAGAGTACAAACAACTGTCTTCATTAACTGATAAAGCCACCACAATTCAGAGTTTGGAAAGTTACCACAGGCTGCAGGGCCAGTTGGGGAGTAGATAAGGTTGACGACCACAACCTCGTTTCAAGCCTTCATGCCCACTACACCACGATGTACAACGGTGAACTTGAGATCATTTGTGGGAGGCCCATTAACAATCTAGGGCTTCAATTTCCATGTTTTCTATGATATCTGGAATCTTATTTTGGGGATGAACCTTAGTGCttaaataaaagtacattttaaaatcctaGAAAGTTAAAATTCTTCTTCGGATGTAATTCTTTGCCCCCAAATAAACTGTTAGAATAAGGCATTAACCTTGGTGATTATCCTAAGTTGGTTTTCAGAAGACAAAGTCACTCTGTCCCGCTCAAGAGCAGGTCCGAAGCAGATGCTGCTGGAGAGGCCACCATCTGACCCACTCTTCCCCGTCCACGGAGGATGTCATCTGAGAAGGCCACCGGTGGGTAGTCTCTGCTCCTGGAATGCTGTGGTAGGAGTCACTTGTCATTCTACAGTTGTTAAATTGCCGCTCTGAAACATCCTTAGGAAAGGGGTAACAAAATCTGCAACTGCTAATTCCTAAACCTGTTTATACTCCTAAGCGATTAACCGAGACCTCTAGTGCCAGGCAGGATGCCCTATTTGACCCCAAACACCCCAAGGCGAAGCCCAGCCAGACACTGGAGGCAGCACCTGGGACTCGGAGCTCTCCCGACTCCGGGCATCTGTGTTCCTGGTCCCTCTCCTCATCTCTGTCTGTGTGTTCGTGTGGGTGCCTccctctgtctcactctctccaGGTGCAACGTCGCTTTCTTCCATGGAGACATGGGATTTGAAACCGGAAGGGGCCAGACAGACCATTCCACATCCCTCCCCTCCATTTCAAGACGGGAGATGGAGGCCCAGCTGGGccattctgtccctctcccttctccccctgaGGAAGGTGACCCAGGGCAGCATTTCTGTGACTGAAGAGCGTCAAACAGCATGTTGCAagaaactcttttctttttttttcaaatattctctggCATTTATGTTCTAGGATAGCTATGTCTCAGATAATGAAACCAAAGTTGGCACAGCAAAGTCTTAGAAGGTTGGGATCCCATGCATATTAGTCTTCAAATATGCATAAATGTATACTTTGTCCTGGCAATGTGTTCTCTACATTTGATAAAAGGATAAATGATTTTAAGTACAGCAAGAAAGACTGAGATCAGACACTGAGAAAAGAGGTCTAACACGGGCAGAGAGACATTTATGCTGGCGCTCCATTCACATGCTCTACCTTGATTCATCCTACACTCCATCCCTtggatttgtttttcctccttgagCCCACCCAGGTCTTGTGCATTGTGTCCTTTGCGTCTGTGGATCTCTCTGCCTGGAGTGTTTTTCCCTCTTCTACATGTCAGGCTGCCTCTTCTCATTCAATTCTCAGCATTGATGTCACCTCCTCAAGAAAGCCATGCGTGACCACCACAGAGATAGGCAAATTCTCATTGAATTCTTTGCATGTGATTTCCCACCAGATCTTTTTGTTGCTTAATTGTGCATCATGGGTTTATTGTCTGCTAGGATATACTGCCTCCAGGATCACAGTTTAAGTTTACTTAGCTTTTGGACCTTTAGATCGAACAGGCCACCCTGACCGGTGTTTCAAAGTCTTGGTCAGTGATTGTTAACGGGTATGAGAATTAAGGTTGCTGATTTATTTACCACTTTCCTAAAGATGTGTTTCACCAGAACCTTACTGGATACTTTATGGTTACttcccagtgcccagaacagtgccttgTACATTACACACTGATTGTTGAATGTATGAATTACATGATTTTCTAAGAGTGGCTGGAAAGAATCCTCCTTTTGAAGATAATTATTCAatcatttttaacttcatttatacAAGATTTCCAGGACCAAGGTAGAATGTGAGAGCTGGAATTGACCTAAAAGAGTCTCTTTtgaatccaagtatatcatttcgcaggagaagaaactgaggccagaggggcTGCCTGAGTCAAGGCCACACAGATGCCCTAACCCAGAGATTCTGTCTCCTCTTTTCCTGACCTGCTCTGCTGCCCTGCTGACCATCACCAAGGCCACTACAACTGGAGGTTCCATCATATTCCAAGAGTCTTGTCTCTTTTGAGGTGACTGTGTCACTGAACACATTGGAAGCATCCCAGAGCATGAAGACATTCAATCGAGAACGAGGAAACATTTTGTTCAACTTGTCCTATACTCTTCTTTCTAGCTTTGGACCTCCAAATGCTTTGTGTGAATCATCTCTTGTGCCTTAGGGTGCCGATCTGATTCCGCTAGAGAAAAAGCCAGTTACCTCTTCAGAGGCTATTGACActgtagtttaatttttttctctgctttattctaCTGTTTTATGAAAGGAAGATATCATTTCCTCAGAGCACAGGAAAGGAACTGGAGGTTGTACTACTGAAGAATCAGATACAATGCAGATCAATAGGTTAAACTCAGCTGCTTTCTGAAATGATAATTGTCTGAGTGTTCAACATCTAGAGGTCATTTCAATTAGGATGTGGTTAACAATATATTTGATTAATGTGTCAAGGAGGCCTTGGtaaaaaattcacagaaagaaACTTCTTCAGGTATAATAAGATCCAGAAGCTGTGCGAGGATATGCACACATGTCTGTCactgtaatgttttaaaaatgaaccttTTAGGGCAATGTTTCTCAAATGTTATTGTGCTTatgaatcacctggagatcttggtAAGAGGCAGATTTCGATTCaacaggtctggggtggggcctgagattctgcatttctaactggTACCCAGCTGATGCACtggctgctggtccatggaccacattttgtgtaGGAAGACTCTATATTGCATTGCCCAATATGGTAGTCATctgccacatgtggctatttgattaaattaaattaaacttaacAAGTCACTTCCTCAGTCCCattagtcacatttcaagtgcttaattacagaaagttctactgcacacacacacactaaagaaAGTACAACTTATTAAATAATTCTTAGTCCCTGTGATCTCACCTCCTCTCTTTCCTAGATAGCTTCCAGCTTTTATTTGAAGAATAGCAAGCATTGGTTGGATAAGCAGGTATAAGAGAGCCAGGGAGAAGGGTGCTTGAGGAATCCAAAGAATAAAGTTATTTCAAGACAGATGTGCTCAACAGGGTCAAATGTTGCCAAGAAGACAAATAAGCTAAGATTCGAAAACTGTCCCTTGACTATGAAGTTTCAGGGAGAGTAAGAGGGCAATGGTTGGTGGAATATAGGATCAgatgagggtttgttttttttctaaagatttatttatttagttgagagagtgagcatgagcaggaggggcagaggaagagggagagagaatctccagcagcttccacacttagcatggagcctgttgcagggctggatctcactaccctgagatcatgacctgaaccaaactcaagagtgggatgcttaaccgactgaaccacccaggtgcccccagatgagggtttttaaagatgaaagCGCTTTGCTTacttcaaatttataaaatttgaaaatgccaATCTTGGGCCACAAAGGACTGTCCATATTGATATATTGGTTTTGGATTTTCAAGTCAAAATGGGTCGTGTGGTGACCTGGTTCATACTTCTACCATTCAAAGAACTCAGATAGATACCATTAGCCATCAAAGATTTCAGAGTCTCCAAGTCTGAGGAGCATATCTCAAGCCTTCATGGAAACCTCACATTTCCTCTGGTTAAgtaaaaaaatagtgattttgtCTATTTTACCAGGGACTACAGAAACCTTCACTCTTCACTCTTTTGCAGGCTCTAGTTAGAATGAAGAGCAATTTCACTAATGATCACTTTTTACTCAAAATTTCACCAGACCCTTAACAATAAACTCTCTTCAAGGAGAAGCCAAGCCCTAAGGGATTTTGCTGATCAAAATCTGACACCTTGTTCAGAGTgtaaaaaacagttttaattaGGTGCACGCGCCAGCCTctttttcaaggaaagaaaacatcttGATATTACAGTAATTACCCTGTTATTAGTAAATTTTAAGAAGAGTACAAAAGCTTATAGAAGTTGGTGATGGGCAAAGCTGAGTACATTGTGCTGAAGCTACAGCAGAAAAGCCCATTCAAGAAGACTGGGTTGTTATCACAGCAGAGCGCAGTGTTAATTTCCCTGGGGCAGTGTTAACACTTCCAGTCCCACCTTCTGGATGGCTCCACATTGCTAACAGACTGTTGTGTCACTGCATTATGTGGAGGCAAAGGGGAGCTGGCACAGTCCTTGAATTGGACACCTGGGACAAGCTAGACAACGGGGATTTAGACTCAGATTGGCACCGTAGGATTTGGGACAAGCAATAGAATCTTtgattccctttatttttaagataagcagcatataattttttccctgtcctaagagggttttgttttgttttgtttttaaagaggagTACAATGCGAAACTGACACCTCCATCAAAAGCACCTTGAGTTCTGAAGATATCTGCACGCTCCAAGCATTCTTTAAG encodes:
- the LOC110574274 gene encoding probable G-protein coupled receptor 141, translating into MILITLYSMVLLGGTTGTVLMARLMCKSKSQSMIAMIVLNIIVLHSILLVSLPFRLSYYIFEVWEFGSFLCRLVSSIIYGHMYFTIVFYVAIVILRLLLYFKKLQMQQLQKYHVVVLSIVIWTIGSLVFWPILFLQYGVHPSYSEQQRCFEFYKDLNRRELIILNYSMIVIMISTVVILFLIQMSIIVQLIKALWPDMWAHQDYRAQIKSFFFLLVIVVCFIPHHVFRVHFIKNYSEIDNSELVIMKFLLL